From the Hymenobacter yonginensis genome, one window contains:
- a CDS encoding peptidylprolyl isomerase, which yields MIQFFSLPKRAALLTAVLLAGTITSGFAQLGIGRPAGRQVVDGIIAKIDNQIVLRSDLEAIYAQEVARADGKPLPPDLQCRIMQSLALNKLLLAKAETDSVVVEDAQVKSELDRRMNYFAQQIGSEKKLEEYYNKPIKQLKEDLRPQVREQLTQQKMQEQIAGKVTVTPREVRQYFSRIPKDSLPYYSTEVEVGQIIKYAKVNSSAKQATQAKLNELRARILAGESFEELAKKYSEDPGSGAQGGYLGFFKRKELVPEYEAAALRLEPGGLSPVVESQFGFHLIQLIERKGEQYSTRHILLKPATGTTDANEASLDLAKLRRRILADSITFAKAAKDNSDDKTSGANGGLISNREDGSSYLPLDKLDPAIFFTIDTMKVGHITPPMPYRTDDGKDAVRIIWLKSNTAPHQANFKDDYQKLSQAALTEKKNKALDGWFRENRGSVYIEVDPQYSGCNLLDATN from the coding sequence ATGATTCAGTTCTTTTCCTTGCCCAAGCGGGCTGCCCTGCTGACTGCCGTGTTGCTGGCGGGCACCATCACCTCGGGTTTTGCCCAGCTCGGCATCGGCCGGCCGGCTGGCCGCCAGGTCGTTGACGGCATCATCGCCAAAATCGACAACCAGATTGTGCTGCGCTCCGACCTGGAGGCCATCTACGCCCAGGAAGTAGCCCGGGCCGATGGCAAGCCGCTGCCGCCCGACCTGCAGTGCCGCATCATGCAGAGCTTGGCCCTCAACAAGCTGCTGCTGGCCAAAGCCGAAACCGACTCGGTGGTAGTGGAAGATGCGCAGGTGAAAAGCGAGCTGGACCGCCGCATGAACTACTTCGCCCAGCAGATCGGGTCAGAGAAGAAGCTGGAAGAGTACTACAATAAGCCCATCAAACAGCTCAAGGAAGACCTGCGCCCGCAGGTGCGCGAGCAGCTCACGCAACAGAAGATGCAGGAGCAGATTGCGGGCAAAGTAACCGTGACGCCCCGCGAGGTGCGCCAGTACTTCAGCCGCATTCCCAAAGACAGTCTGCCCTACTACTCCACCGAGGTGGAAGTGGGCCAGATCATCAAGTACGCCAAGGTCAACTCGTCGGCGAAGCAGGCCACGCAGGCCAAGCTCAACGAGTTGCGCGCCCGCATTCTGGCCGGCGAAAGTTTCGAGGAGTTGGCCAAGAAGTACTCCGAAGACCCCGGCTCGGGGGCGCAGGGCGGCTACCTGGGCTTCTTCAAGCGCAAGGAGCTGGTGCCCGAGTACGAGGCCGCCGCGCTGCGCCTGGAGCCGGGCGGGTTGTCGCCGGTAGTGGAGTCGCAGTTCGGCTTTCACCTCATCCAGCTGATTGAGCGCAAGGGCGAGCAGTACAGCACCCGCCACATCCTGCTCAAGCCCGCCACCGGCACCACCGATGCCAACGAGGCGTCGCTGGACCTGGCCAAGCTCCGTCGCCGCATTCTGGCCGACAGCATCACCTTCGCCAAAGCCGCCAAAGACAACTCCGACGACAAAACCAGCGGCGCCAACGGCGGCCTGATTTCCAACCGTGAAGACGGCAGCAGCTACCTGCCCCTCGACAAGCTGGACCCCGCCATCTTCTTCACCATCGACACAATGAAGGTGGGCCACATCACGCCGCCCATGCCCTACCGCACCGACGACGGCAAAGACGCCGTGCGCATCATCTGGCTGAAGTCGAACACGGCCCCGCACCAGGCCAACTTCAAGGACGACTACCAGAAACTGTCGCAGGCGGCCCTGACCGAGAAGAAAAACAAGGCGCTGGATGGCTGGTTCCGCGAAAACCGCGGCAGCGTCTACATCGAAGTAGACCCGCAGTACTCCGGCTGCAACCTGCTCGACGCCACTAATTAG
- a CDS encoding AAA family ATPase — MSVIKFSSDKEAADALARAYQVLRQEIGKVIIGQDDVVQLVLTAVFSQGHCLLVGVPGLAKTLLIQTIADSLDLSFNRVQFTPDLMPSDIVGSETLTQQRDFQFVPGPIFANIVLADEINRTPPKTQAALLEAMQEYAVTVAGKRYPLERPFFVLATQNPIEQEGTYPLPEAQLDRFMFNIELGYPSYEAELQIVKNTTSDTKPTVNKVLHADEIQAFQHLVRRVPVADNVVEYAVGLVHKTRPNTARGAARASQLLEWGAGPRASQHLIVGAKCNALLNGKYSPDIEDVKAVALPILRHRLVRNFKAEAEGITVEQIIKELL, encoded by the coding sequence ATGTCTGTTATCAAATTCTCTTCCGATAAGGAAGCCGCCGACGCGCTGGCGCGGGCGTATCAGGTACTGCGCCAGGAAATCGGCAAGGTCATTATCGGGCAGGACGATGTAGTGCAGCTAGTGCTGACGGCCGTGTTTTCGCAGGGCCACTGCCTGCTGGTGGGCGTGCCCGGCCTGGCCAAGACGCTGCTCATCCAAACCATTGCCGACTCGCTGGATTTGTCGTTCAACCGGGTGCAGTTCACGCCCGACCTGATGCCTTCCGACATCGTGGGCTCCGAGACGCTCACCCAGCAGCGCGACTTCCAGTTCGTGCCCGGCCCTATCTTCGCCAACATCGTGCTGGCCGACGAAATTAACCGGACGCCGCCTAAAACGCAGGCGGCGCTGCTGGAAGCCATGCAGGAATATGCCGTGACGGTCGCCGGCAAGCGCTACCCACTGGAGCGGCCGTTCTTCGTGCTGGCCACCCAGAACCCCATCGAGCAGGAAGGCACCTATCCGCTGCCCGAGGCCCAACTGGACCGCTTCATGTTCAATATCGAGCTGGGCTACCCCAGCTACGAGGCCGAGCTGCAAATCGTGAAGAACACCACGTCCGACACCAAGCCCACCGTAAACAAGGTGCTGCACGCCGACGAGATTCAGGCATTCCAGCACCTGGTGCGCCGCGTGCCCGTGGCCGATAACGTGGTGGAGTACGCCGTGGGCCTCGTGCACAAAACCCGCCCCAACACCGCCCGCGGCGCCGCCCGGGCCAGCCAGCTGCTGGAGTGGGGCGCCGGCCCGCGTGCCTCGCAGCACCTGATTGTAGGCGCCAAGTGCAATGCCCTGCTCAACGGCAAATACTCGCCTGACATCGAGGACGTAAAGGCGGTGGCTTTGCCCATTCTGCGTCATCGGCTGGTGCGCAACTTCAAAGCCGAAGCCGAAGGCATTACGGTCGAGCAAATCATCAAAGAGTTGTTGTAA